The following are encoded together in the Triticum dicoccoides isolate Atlit2015 ecotype Zavitan chromosome 6B, WEW_v2.0, whole genome shotgun sequence genome:
- the LOC119326493 gene encoding subtilisin-like protease SBT1.4 translates to MEHLRPLASLCILAGIVAAAAATEMVEIEVVEVEARSSYIVHVVPAHAPRLPRRGLLASRAYGSFLRDHIPTKLSSPAPTVLYSYSHAATGFAARLTWRQAAHLASSASVLAVVPDTMLELHTTLTPSFLGLSPSSGLLSASNGASDVVIGVIDTGVYPEGRASFAADPSLPPLPPGRFRGGCVSGPSFNASTLCNNKLVGAKFFHKGHEAARGSSLGEDSESPLDTSGHGTHTASTAAGSAAADAGFYGYGRGKAVGMAPGARIAVYKACWEEGCPSSDTLAAFDEAIADGVDVISASLSAGGKAPDFHADIIAVGAFRAVSKGILVSASAGNSGPGEYTAANIAPWFLTVGASSLNRQFRADAVLGNGETFTGTSLYAGEPLGATKMPLVYGGDVGSKICEEGKLNATMVGGKIVLCDPGMFARAVKEQSVKLAGGAGAIFGSIESYGEQVMISANVIPATVVPFAASEKIKKYISAETTPTVTIVFRGTVVSRRTPPSPRMASFSSRGPNFRAPEILKPDVTAPGVDILAAWTGASSPTGLASDTRRAQYNIVSGTSMSCPHVSGVSALLRQARPEWSPAVIKSALMTTAYNVDSAGGVIGDMSTGGASTPFARGSGHINPNRAADPGLVYDAGTEDYIDFLCALGYTAEQVAVFGSSANCSARAGSSVGDHNYPAFSVVFTTNETAAVRQRRVVRNVGGDARVTYRAKVSAPDGVRVTVTPRTLRFSARRRTQKYVVTFAQRTLGRVTKNHTFGSIEWSDRKHLVTSPIAITWPASQVTVAVAEM, encoded by the coding sequence ATGGAGCACCTCAGACCGCTAGCTTCCCTGTGCATCCTGGCCGGCATCGTCGCCGCGGCGGCGGCCACGGAGATGGTGGAGATCGAGGTGGTGGAGGTGGAGGCACGGTCCTCCTACATCGTGCACGTCGTGCCGGCGCACGCGCCACGGCTGCCGCGCCGCGGCCTGCTGGCCAGCCGGGCGTACGGCTCCTTCTTGCGCGACCACATCCCCACCAAGCTCTCCagtccggcaccgacggtgctctacTCCTACTCGCACGCCGCCACGGGCTTCGCGGCGCGCCTCACGTGGCGCCAGGCCGCCCACCTCGCGTCCTCGGCCTCCGTGCTCGCCGTCGTGCCCGACACCATGCTGGAGCTGCACACCACCCTCACGCCGTCATTCCTCGGCCTCTCCCCATCCTCCGGGCTGCTCTCCGCGTCCAACGGCGCCTCCGACGTCGTCATCGGGGTCATCGACACCGGCGTCTACCCGGAGGGCCGCGCGTCCTTCGCCGCCGACCCGTCGCTCCCGCCGCTGCCACCCGGCAGGTTCCGTGGCGGGTGCGTCTCGGGGCCGTCGTTCAACGCCTCCACGCTCTGCAACAACAAGCTCGTCGGCGCCAAGTTCTTCCACAAGGGGCACGAGGCTGCACGCGGCAGTTCGCTCGGCGAGGACTCGGAGTCGCCGCTTGACACCAGCGGCCATGGCACTCACACCGCCTCCACGGCCGCCGGCTCTGCTGCTGCCGACGCAGGCTTCTACGGCTATGGTAGAGGAAAAGCTGTCGGCATGGCCCCGGGCGCGCGCATTGCCGTCTATAAGGCGTGTTGGGAGGAAGGGTGCCCGAGCTCTGACACCCTCGCCGCGTTTGATGAGGCCATCGCGGACGGCGTCGACGTTATCTCTGCGTCGCTCAGCGCCGGCGGCAAGGCCCCAGACTTCCACGCCGATATCATCGCCGTGGGCGCGTTCCGGGCCGTCAGCAAAGGCATCCTCGTCTCCGCCTCTGCGGGCAACTCCGGCCCCGGAGAGTACACAGCCGCCAACATAGCGCCATGGTTCTTGACCGTGGGCGCGTCCTCCCTCAACCGCCAGTTCCGGGCCGACGCCGTTCTCGGCAACGGCGAGACCTTCACTGGCACCTCTCTGTACGCTGGTGAGCCGCTCGGCGCGACCAAGATGCCACTGGTCTATGGAGGGGATGTGGGCTCAAAAATATGCGAAGAAGGGAAGCTGAACGCCACCATGGTAGGCGGGAAGATCGTTCTGTGTGACCCCGGCATGTTCGCCCGGGCTGTGAAAGAGCAATCTGTTAAGCTCGCTGGTGGTGCCGGAGCAATCTTCGGGAGCATCGAGTCATACGGCGAGCAGGTCATGATCAGCGCCAATGTCATCCCCGCCACGGTCGTCCCATTCGCCGCCTCCGAGAAGATCAAGAAGTACATCAGTGCGGAAACAACCCCTACCGTGACCATCGTGTTCCGCGGCACGGTCGTTAGCCGCCGGACGCCGCCGTCCCCTAGGATGGCGTCCTTCTCGAGCCGTGGGCCAAACTTCCGTGCGCCGGAGATCCTGAAGCCGGACGTGACCGCCCCCGGCGTGGACATCCTCGCCGCATGGACGGGCGCTAGCTCGCCCACGGGACTCGCCAGCGACACGAGGCGAGCGCAGTACAACATCGTATCGGGCACGTCCATGTCCTGCCCGCACGTGAGCGGCGTCTCCGCGCTGCTCCGGCAAGCGAGGCCAGAGTGGAGCCCCGCCGTGATCAAGTCGGCCCTGATGACTACCGCGTACAATGTGGACAGCGCTGGCGGCGTGATCGGCGACATGTCCACTGGGGGCGCGTCCACGCCGTTCGCGCGCGGGTCCGGTCACATCAACCCCAACCGCGCCGCGGACCCGGGCCTTGTGTACGACGCCGGCACGGAGGACTACATCGACTTCCTATGCGCGCTCGGCTACACCGCCGAGCAGGTGGCCGTGTTCGGCTCGTCCGCCAACTGCTCGGCCCGCGCGGGCTCCTCCGTCGGCGACCACAACTATCCGGCCTTTTCGGTGGTGTTCACCACGAACGAAACGGCAGCCGTCCGGCAGCGCCGCGTCGTGCGCAACGTTGGCGGCGATGCCCGGGTTACGTACAGGGCCAAGGTCTCTGCCCCGGACGGCGTGCGCGTCACGGTGACCCCTCGGACGCTGCGGTTCAGCGCGAGACGGAGAACACAGAAGTACGTGGTCACCTTTGCGCAGCGGACCTTGGGGAGGGTCACCAAGAATCACACGTTCGGGTCCATCGAATGGAGCGACCGCAAGCACTTGGTGACCAGCCCCATCGCCATCACCTGGCCGGCGAGCCAGGTTACGGTTGCGGTTGCGGAGATGTGA